One genomic region from Rattus norvegicus strain BN/NHsdMcwi chromosome 10, GRCr8, whole genome shotgun sequence encodes:
- the Itga3 gene encoding integrin alpha-3 isoform X1, which produces MGPGPRRVPRDPGWMLRALALMVAASGRVAFAFNLDTKFLVVKEAVNPGSLFGYSVALHRQTERQQRYLLLAGAPRDLAVDDDYTNRTGAVYLCPLTALKNDCERMDISEKSDPDHHIIEDMWLGVTVASQGPAGRVLVCAHRYTKVLWSGLEDQRRMVGKCYVRGNDLQLDPGDDWQTYHNEMCNSNTDYLQTGMCQLGTSGGFTQNTVYFGAPGAYNWKGNSYMIQRKDWDLSEYSYRGSEDQGNLYIGYTMQVGSAILHPSEITLVTGAPRHQHMGAVFLLKQESGGDLQRRQVLKGTQVGAYFGSAIALADLNNDGWQDLLVGAPYYFERKEEVGGAVYVFMNQAGTSFPDQPSLLLHGPSRSAFGISVASIGDINQDGFQDIAVGAPFEGLGKVYIYHSSSGGLLKQPQQIIHGETLGLPGLATFGYSLSGKMDVDENLYPDLLVGSLSDHIVLLRARPVINILHRTLVARPAVLDPSLCTVTSCVQVELCFAYNQSAGNPNYRRNITLAYTVEADRDRRPPRLRFARSQSSVFHGFFSMPETHCQTLELLLMDNVRDKLRPIVITMNYSLPLRMPDRLKLGLRSLDAYPVLNQAQAMENHTEVHFQKECGPDNKCDSNLQMRAAFVSEQLQPLSRLQYSRDTKKLFLSINVTNSPSRQRAGEDAHEALLTLEVSSALLLSSVRPAGTCQANETNTVCELGNPFKRNQRMELLIAFEVTGVTLHTRDLRAHLQLSTSSHQDNLQPMFLTLQVDYTLQASLSLMNHRLQSFFSGTVMGEAAMKTVKDVGSPLKYEFQVSPVGDGLAALGTLVLGLEWPYEVTNGKWLLYPTEITIHSNGSWPCQPHGNLVNPLNLTLSDPGVKPLSPQRRRRQLDPGGDQGPPPVTLAAAKKAKSETVLTCSNGRARCVWLECPLPDASNITNVTVKARVWNSTFIEDYKDFDRVRVDGWATLFLRTSIPTINMENKTTWFSVDIDSELVEELPAEIELWLVLVAVGAGLLLLGLIIILLWKCDFFKPTRYYRIMPKYHAVRIREEDRYPPPGSTLPTKKHWVTSWQIRDRYY; this is translated from the exons ATGGGCCCTGGCCCGCGCCGCGTGCCCCGCGACCCTGGCTGGATGCTCCGCGCCCTGGCTTTGATGGTGGCGGCTAGTGGCCGGGTCGCCTTCGCTTTCAACCTGGACACCAAATTCCTGGTGGTGAAGGAGGCGGTGAACCCTGGTAGCCTCTTTGGCTACTCCGTCGCCCTCCATCGGCAGACTGAGCGACAGCAGCGCTACCT CCTTCTGGCCGGTGCACCCCGAGACCTCGCAGTGGATGATGACTACACCAACCGGACTGGtgctgtgtacctgtgtccccTCACTGCCCTCAAGAACGATTGTGAACGCATGGACATTTCAGAGAAGA GTGACCCTGACCATCACATTATTGAGGACATGTGGCTTGGAGTGACTGTGGCCAGCCAGGGCCCTGCAGGTAGAGTCCTG GTCTGTGCCCATCGGTACACCAAGGTGCTGTGGTCTGGGCTGGAAGACCAGCGGCGCATGGTGGGCAAGTGCTACGTGCGTGGCAACGACCTACAGCTCGACCCTGGCGATGATTGGCAGACATACCACAACGAGATGTGTAACAGCAACACTGACTACTTGCAGACTGGCATGTGCCAGCTGGGCACCAGTGGCGGCTTCACCCAGAACACTGTATACTTCGGCGCCCCTGGTGCCTACAACTGGAAAG GAAACAGCTACATGATTCAGCGGAAAGACTGGGATTTATCTGAATACAGCTACAGGGGCTCAGAGGACCAGGGAAACCTCTATATTG GGTACACGATGCAGGTAGGCAGTGCCATCCTACATCCCTCGGAGATCACTCTTGTGACGGGTGCCCCACGGCACCAACATATGGGCGCTGTCTTCTTGCTGAAACAAGAGTCGGGTGGAGACCTGCAGAGGAGGCAGGTGCTGAAGGGCACGCAGGTGGGCGCTTATTTTGGCAGTGCCATTGCCCTGGCAGACCTGAACAATGATGG GTGGCAGGACCTCCTGGTGGGTGCTCCCTACTACTTCGAACGGAAAGAGGAGGTAGGGGGTGCCGTCTATGTCTTCATGAACCAGGCGGGAACGTCCTTCCCTGATCAGCCTTCCCTCCTGCTCCATGGCCCCAGTCGCTCTGCCTTTGGCATCTCTGTAGCCAGCATTGGTGACATCAACCAGGATGGATTCCAGG ACATTGCTGTGGGAGCTCCATTTGAGGGCTTGGGCAAAGTATACATCTACCACAGCAGCTCCGGGGGGCTCCTCAAGCAGCCTCAGCAG ATAATCCACGGAGAGACACTAGGACTGCCTGGCTTGGCCACCTTCGGCTACTCTCTGAGTGGGAAGATGGATGTGGATGAAAACTTATACCCAGACCTGCTAGTAGGGAGCCTGTCGGACCACATTGTGCTGCTGCG GGCCCGACCTGTCATCAATATCCTCCACAGGACCTTGGTGGCCAGGCCAGCTGTGTTGGACCCCTCGCTTTGTACGGTTACTTCCTG tgttCAGGTGGAGCTGTGCTTTGCCTACAACCAGAGTGCCGGGAACCCCAACTACAGGCGGAACATCA CCCTGGCTTACACAGTGGAGGCTGACAGGGACCGACGCCCACCCAGGCTCCGATTCGCCCGTAGCCAGTCGTCGGTCTTCCATGGCTTCTTCTCCATGCCAGAGACACATTGCCAGACATTGGAGTTACTGCTGATG GACAATGTTCGTGATAAACTCCGTCCTATCGTCATCACCATGAACTACTCCTTACCTTTGCGCATGCCCGATCGCCTCAAGCTGGGCTTACGGTCCCTGGATGCCTACCCGGTCCTCAACCAGGCACAGGCTATGGAGAATCACACCGAG GTCCACTTCCAGAAAGAGTGCGGGCCAGACAACAAGTGCGACAGCAACCTGCAGATGCGAGCCGCCTTCGTGTCTGAGCAGCTGCAGCCTCTAAGCAG GCTCCAGTACAGCAGAGACACTAAGAAACTGTTCTTGAGCATCAATGTGACCAATTCGCCGAGCCGCCAACGGGCTGGGGAAGATGCCCATGAGGCACTGCTCACTCTAGAGGTGTCATCCGCTCTGCTTCTGTCCTCCGTGCGCCCG GCTGGGACCTGCCAAGCTAACGAGACCAACACCGTGTGTGAGCTAGGAAACCCCTTCAAACGGAACCAGAGG ATGGAGCTGCTCATCGCCTTTGAGGTCACCGGGGTAACTTTGCACACGAGGGACCTTAGGGCACATCTACAGCTGTCCAC GTCAAGTCACCAGGACAACTTGCAGCCCATGTTCCTGACTTTGCAGGTGGACTACACCCTCCAGGCCTCGCTCAGTTT GATGAATCATCGACTGCAGAGCTTCTTTAGTGGGACAGTGATGGGCGAGGCTGCCATGAAGACTGTGAAGGATGTGGGAAGCCCCCTGAAATATGAATTCCAG GTGAGCCCAGTGGGAGACGGGCTGGCAGCCTTGGGCACACTGGTTCTAGGTCTGGAGTGGCCGTATGAAGTTACCAATGGCAAGTGGCTGCTGTACCCTACGGAGATCACCATCCACAGCAATGGGTCCTGGCCCTGCCAGCCACATGGAAACCTTGTCAACCCTCTCAACCTTACTCTCTCT GACCCTGGAGTCAAGCCACTGTCCCCACAGCGCCGGCGGAGACAACTAGATCCAGGGGGAGACCAGGGTCCTCCACCTGTCACGCTAGCTGCTGCCAAAAAAGCCAAGTCTGAGACCGTGTTG ACCTGTTCCAATGGCCGCGCCCGCTGTGTGTGGCTGGAGTGCCCCCTTCCAGATGCCTCCAACATTACCAATGTGACCGTGAAGGCACGGGTGTGGAACAGCACCTTCATTGAG GACTACAAAGACTTTGACAGAGTCCGAGTAGATGGCTGGGCTACCCTGTTCCTGAGAACCAGTATCCCTACCATCAACATGGAGAATAAGACCACATGG
- the Itga3 gene encoding integrin alpha-3 isoform 1 (isoform 1 is encoded by transcript variant 1) — MGPGPRRVPRDPGWMLRALALMVAASGRVAFAFNLDTKFLVVKEAVNPGSLFGYSVALHRQTERQQRYLLLAGAPRDLAVDDDYTNRTGAVYLCPLTALKNDCERMDISEKSDPDHHIIEDMWLGVTVASQGPAGRVLVCAHRYTKVLWSGLEDQRRMVGKCYVRGNDLQLDPGDDWQTYHNEMCNSNTDYLQTGMCQLGTSGGFTQNTVYFGAPGAYNWKGNSYMIQRKDWDLSEYSYRGSEDQGNLYIGYTMQVGSAILHPSEITLVTGAPRHQHMGAVFLLKQESGGDLQRRQVLKGTQVGAYFGSAIALADLNNDGWQDLLVGAPYYFERKEEVGGAVYVFMNQAGTSFPDQPSLLLHGPSRSAFGISVASIGDINQDGFQDIAVGAPFEGLGKVYIYHSSSGGLLKQPQQIIHGETLGLPGLATFGYSLSGKMDVDENLYPDLLVGSLSDHIVLLRARPVINILHRTLVARPAVLDPSLCTVTSCVQVELCFAYNQSAGNPNYRRNITLAYTVEADRDRRPPRLRFARSQSSVFHGFFSMPETHCQTLELLLMDNVRDKLRPIVITMNYSLPLRMPDRLKLGLRSLDAYPVLNQAQAMENHTEVHFQKECGPDNKCDSNLQMRAAFVSEQLQPLSRLQYSRDTKKLFLSINVTNSPSRQRAGEDAHEALLTLEVSSALLLSSVRPAGTCQANETNTVCELGNPFKRNQRMELLIAFEVTGVTLHTRDLRAHLQLSTSSHQDNLQPMFLTLQVDYTLQASLSLMNHRLQSFFSGTVMGEAAMKTVKDVGSPLKYEFQVSPVGDGLAALGTLVLGLEWPYEVTNGKWLLYPTEITIHSNGSWPCQPHGNLVNPLNLTLSDPGVKPLSPQRRRRQLDPGGDQGPPPVTLAAAKKAKSETVLTCSNGRARCVWLECPLPDASNITNVTVKARVWNSTFIEDYKDFDRVRVDGWATLFLRTSIPTINMENKTTWFSVDIDSELVEELPAEIELWLVLVAVGAGLLLLGLIIILLWKCGFFKRARTRALYEAKRQKAEMRSQPSETERLTDDY, encoded by the exons ATGGGCCCTGGCCCGCGCCGCGTGCCCCGCGACCCTGGCTGGATGCTCCGCGCCCTGGCTTTGATGGTGGCGGCTAGTGGCCGGGTCGCCTTCGCTTTCAACCTGGACACCAAATTCCTGGTGGTGAAGGAGGCGGTGAACCCTGGTAGCCTCTTTGGCTACTCCGTCGCCCTCCATCGGCAGACTGAGCGACAGCAGCGCTACCT CCTTCTGGCCGGTGCACCCCGAGACCTCGCAGTGGATGATGACTACACCAACCGGACTGGtgctgtgtacctgtgtccccTCACTGCCCTCAAGAACGATTGTGAACGCATGGACATTTCAGAGAAGA GTGACCCTGACCATCACATTATTGAGGACATGTGGCTTGGAGTGACTGTGGCCAGCCAGGGCCCTGCAGGTAGAGTCCTG GTCTGTGCCCATCGGTACACCAAGGTGCTGTGGTCTGGGCTGGAAGACCAGCGGCGCATGGTGGGCAAGTGCTACGTGCGTGGCAACGACCTACAGCTCGACCCTGGCGATGATTGGCAGACATACCACAACGAGATGTGTAACAGCAACACTGACTACTTGCAGACTGGCATGTGCCAGCTGGGCACCAGTGGCGGCTTCACCCAGAACACTGTATACTTCGGCGCCCCTGGTGCCTACAACTGGAAAG GAAACAGCTACATGATTCAGCGGAAAGACTGGGATTTATCTGAATACAGCTACAGGGGCTCAGAGGACCAGGGAAACCTCTATATTG GGTACACGATGCAGGTAGGCAGTGCCATCCTACATCCCTCGGAGATCACTCTTGTGACGGGTGCCCCACGGCACCAACATATGGGCGCTGTCTTCTTGCTGAAACAAGAGTCGGGTGGAGACCTGCAGAGGAGGCAGGTGCTGAAGGGCACGCAGGTGGGCGCTTATTTTGGCAGTGCCATTGCCCTGGCAGACCTGAACAATGATGG GTGGCAGGACCTCCTGGTGGGTGCTCCCTACTACTTCGAACGGAAAGAGGAGGTAGGGGGTGCCGTCTATGTCTTCATGAACCAGGCGGGAACGTCCTTCCCTGATCAGCCTTCCCTCCTGCTCCATGGCCCCAGTCGCTCTGCCTTTGGCATCTCTGTAGCCAGCATTGGTGACATCAACCAGGATGGATTCCAGG ACATTGCTGTGGGAGCTCCATTTGAGGGCTTGGGCAAAGTATACATCTACCACAGCAGCTCCGGGGGGCTCCTCAAGCAGCCTCAGCAG ATAATCCACGGAGAGACACTAGGACTGCCTGGCTTGGCCACCTTCGGCTACTCTCTGAGTGGGAAGATGGATGTGGATGAAAACTTATACCCAGACCTGCTAGTAGGGAGCCTGTCGGACCACATTGTGCTGCTGCG GGCCCGACCTGTCATCAATATCCTCCACAGGACCTTGGTGGCCAGGCCAGCTGTGTTGGACCCCTCGCTTTGTACGGTTACTTCCTG tgttCAGGTGGAGCTGTGCTTTGCCTACAACCAGAGTGCCGGGAACCCCAACTACAGGCGGAACATCA CCCTGGCTTACACAGTGGAGGCTGACAGGGACCGACGCCCACCCAGGCTCCGATTCGCCCGTAGCCAGTCGTCGGTCTTCCATGGCTTCTTCTCCATGCCAGAGACACATTGCCAGACATTGGAGTTACTGCTGATG GACAATGTTCGTGATAAACTCCGTCCTATCGTCATCACCATGAACTACTCCTTACCTTTGCGCATGCCCGATCGCCTCAAGCTGGGCTTACGGTCCCTGGATGCCTACCCGGTCCTCAACCAGGCACAGGCTATGGAGAATCACACCGAG GTCCACTTCCAGAAAGAGTGCGGGCCAGACAACAAGTGCGACAGCAACCTGCAGATGCGAGCCGCCTTCGTGTCTGAGCAGCTGCAGCCTCTAAGCAG GCTCCAGTACAGCAGAGACACTAAGAAACTGTTCTTGAGCATCAATGTGACCAATTCGCCGAGCCGCCAACGGGCTGGGGAAGATGCCCATGAGGCACTGCTCACTCTAGAGGTGTCATCCGCTCTGCTTCTGTCCTCCGTGCGCCCG GCTGGGACCTGCCAAGCTAACGAGACCAACACCGTGTGTGAGCTAGGAAACCCCTTCAAACGGAACCAGAGG ATGGAGCTGCTCATCGCCTTTGAGGTCACCGGGGTAACTTTGCACACGAGGGACCTTAGGGCACATCTACAGCTGTCCAC GTCAAGTCACCAGGACAACTTGCAGCCCATGTTCCTGACTTTGCAGGTGGACTACACCCTCCAGGCCTCGCTCAGTTT GATGAATCATCGACTGCAGAGCTTCTTTAGTGGGACAGTGATGGGCGAGGCTGCCATGAAGACTGTGAAGGATGTGGGAAGCCCCCTGAAATATGAATTCCAG GTGAGCCCAGTGGGAGACGGGCTGGCAGCCTTGGGCACACTGGTTCTAGGTCTGGAGTGGCCGTATGAAGTTACCAATGGCAAGTGGCTGCTGTACCCTACGGAGATCACCATCCACAGCAATGGGTCCTGGCCCTGCCAGCCACATGGAAACCTTGTCAACCCTCTCAACCTTACTCTCTCT GACCCTGGAGTCAAGCCACTGTCCCCACAGCGCCGGCGGAGACAACTAGATCCAGGGGGAGACCAGGGTCCTCCACCTGTCACGCTAGCTGCTGCCAAAAAAGCCAAGTCTGAGACCGTGTTG ACCTGTTCCAATGGCCGCGCCCGCTGTGTGTGGCTGGAGTGCCCCCTTCCAGATGCCTCCAACATTACCAATGTGACCGTGAAGGCACGGGTGTGGAACAGCACCTTCATTGAG GACTACAAAGACTTTGACAGAGTCCGAGTAGATGGCTGGGCTACCCTGTTCCTGAGAACCAGTATCCCTACCATCAACATGGAGAATAAGACCACATGG